One Drosophila santomea strain STO CAGO 1482 chromosome X, Prin_Dsan_1.1, whole genome shotgun sequence DNA segment encodes these proteins:
- the LOC120456489 gene encoding lysozyme isoform X1: protein MRAALFGSWFWLGLGLLLLLAGDSVVVSAKRFLRCELARKLLDQHGFERSLLSNWICLLEHESDLDTGRIATNPNGSRNYGLFQINGRFCQEGRRGGICNAKCEDFLEENLRESATCAKRIQTTDGFRHWAGWQRYCRNTQNLPNLKVICGI, encoded by the exons ATGAGAGCTGCGCTGTTCGGATCGTGGTTCTggctgggattgggattgctcctgctgctggccggCGACTCCGTCGTGGTTTCCGCCAAGCGCTTCCTGCGCTGTGAACTGGCACGCAAGCTGCTCGACCAGCATGGCTTCGAACGCAGTCTGCTCTCCAATT GGATTTGTTTGTTGGAGCACGAAAGTGATTTGGATACCGGCAGGATCGCCACCAATCCGAATGGATCTCGCAACTATGGGTTGTTCCAAATCAATGGCCGGTTTTGTCAGGAGGGAAGACGTGGCGGCATCTGCAATGCCAAGTGCGAAG ATTTTCTGGAGGAAAATCTAAGAGAGTCAGCCACTTGCGCCAAGCGCATACAAACCACGGATGGTTTTCGCCACTGGGCAGGATGGCAACGATATTGCCGAAACACCCAGAATTTGCCTAATCTTAAGGTCATCTGTGGTATCTAG
- the LOC120456486 gene encoding ubiquitin carboxyl-terminal hydrolase 16 — protein sequence MVKKRQADSHDHESSTDSGDEELHHRNALVSAGQVDGATPTTASCQHIKKAVDAARLRRLLKSTGLLYECSQCQKLGKTVGSGAGSESREGAGGSGGDPADFEFDSTLWLCLKCGSQLCGRARHKHALEHYQTPHSDSHALAMNTRSFDIWCYECDMKICSNLRKNLLECVELVKKLAQKPPTATVTPSPPTISYIEQKIKSTLEHLTPIVPMTGGSFDDSGGGGALAMGAGGGSRSSQVAIPVPPPPPSSGQSPSDSLTSVPGMAKRIGQYSATINGDTGDRRVLTLETPRIEMDRLPRVRGLTNLGNTCFFNAVMQCLAQTPFLLSVLRELAEPGEEFVLPGGTFNIKDKGDIELPMIKGTLSSWGGLTAALANALEELQAGGCVFTPSKLFDRLCMKCPQFTGGDQHDAHELLRQLLESVRNEDLKRYQRVILQNLGYKDQDVNSVSEEMRQKCKIYGNQAGDRILRPEQVFRGFLVSTLTCQDCHSVSSRHEYFLDMSLPVAVEKPQPPQRRKPSPELSPAPGSSSVTQTSSQPTINTKFTDGSVNFTASSTSFFLHAGEEGSLGPSKSQVKKEKERERKAKRAAKHQRHKQAQKLSLKLNGNDSGNGNELAESGEPNAAPLASLGAGDGQANDGPEHPKVQTEDSTSSSVTTSEHSDADVEDNLVEDTAPPSATNVSSSSASLTAPSKFYTDSNGNAQQLGEKRDDTPEHMDKDSLEEDENDSGIATSPAPTATNSSTSTNATGNNNSGSGSGVLEDASAPASMVSAGLSEKGASLIRQISVEAEQGASNGTAGEAREAKATAQPAKTANQAQGQAQAQSQSQAQALAQAQARAKRVRTQSYSDWSTTIAPRYQCEDGECSVQSCLNNFTAVELMTGQNKVGCDSCTQRINGSDPKAKSVNTNATKQLLVSSPPAVLILHLKRFQLGPRCVFRKLTRPVSYPNLLDIAAFCGSKVKNLPNIDRKQKKLLYALYGVVEHSGGMYGGHYTAYVKVRPKVTPDDKRWKFLPHGSKAELDQDDDQLKKLEELLAKEKARELHLKAMDDSDDFSNSSSNSSTSDESHAPATPLEEQQPQQSQQQQQQQEEAANVHAPPGKWYYVSDSRVQEVSEDTALKAQAYLLFYERIY from the exons ATGGTGAAAAAGCGTCAGGCGGACAGTCACGACCACGAGAGCTCAACGGATTCCGGCGATGAGGAGCTGCACCATCGGAACGCACTCGTCTCCGCCGGACAGGTGGATggcgccacgcccaccaccgcCAGCTGTCAGCACATCAAAAAGGCGGTGGATGCTGCCCGTCTAAGGCGTCTACTGAAGTCCACGGGGCTGCTCTACGAGTGCAGTCAGTGCCAGAAGCTGGGCAAGACAGTGGGCAGCGGAGCGGGATCGGAATCGAGAGAAGGAGCTGGCGGTTCAGGCGGAGATCCCGCAGACTTCGAGTTCGACAGCACCCTGTGGCTGTGCCTTAAGTGCGGCAGCCAGCTGTGCGGGAGGGCACGCCACAAGCACGCCTTAGAACATTACCAG ACACCTCATTCGGACTCGCATGCCCTCGCCATGAATACGCGCTCCTTCGACATCTGGTGTTATGAGTGCGACATGAAGATCTGCTCCAATCTGCGCAAGAACCTGCTGGAGTGCGTGGAGCTGGTCAAGAAGTTGGCCCAGAAGCCGCCCACTGCCACGGTCACGCCCAGTCCGCCCACGATTAGCTACATCGAGCAGAAGATTAAATCCACGCTGGAGCACCTCACACCGATCGTGCCAATGACTGGCGGATCATTTGACGACTCTGGCGGAGGAGGGGCTCTGGCGATGGGCGCCGGCGGAGGATCTCGAAGCAGCCAGGTGGCCATACCggtgccaccaccaccgcctaGTTCCGGGCAATCGCCCTCAGACTCGCTGACGAGTGTGCCGGGCATGGCAAAGAGAATTGGTCAGTACTCGGCCACCATCAATGGCGACACTGGGGACAGGCGAGTCTTGACCCTGGAAACGCCACGTATCGAAATGGACCGGCTGCCGCGCGTGCGAGGTTTGACCAACCTGGGCAATACTTGCTTCTTTAATGCGGTGATGCAGTGCCTCGCCCAGACGCCGTTCCTACTTAGCGTGCTAAGAGAACTGGCGGAGCCCGGGGAAGA GTTTGTCTTACCTGGAGGAACCTTCAACATAAAGGACAAAGGAGACATTGAGCTGCCCATGATCAAGGGTACCCTCTCCTCTTGGGGCGGACTCACCGCCGCGTTAGCTAATGCCCTTGAGGAACTGCAGGCGGGCGGTTGTGTATTTACGCCCAGCAAACTCTTCGACAGGTTGTGCATGAAATGTCCACAGTTTACGGGCGGCGATCAGCATGATGCTCACGAACTGCTGCGCCAGTTGCTGGAGAGCGTGCGGAACGAGGATCTAAAGCGCTACCAGCGTGTGATTCTGCAGAACCTCGGCTACAAGGATCAAGATGTCAATAGTGTGTCAGAGGAGATGCGACAGAAGTGCAAGATCTATGGCAACCAAGCAGGAGACCGCATCCTGCGCCCGGAGCAGGTATTCCGTGGCTTCCTCGTGTCAACGCTCACCTGCCAGGACTGTCACAGCGTTTCCTCGCGGCACGAGTACTTTCTGGACATGTCGCTGCCCGTGGCCGTAGAGAAGCCACAGCCGCCGCAGCGCCGAAAGCCAAGTCCTGAGCTCAGTCCAGCGCCCGGCAGCTCCAGCGTCACCCAGACCTCCAGTCAGCCGACGATAAACACCAAGTTTACGGATGGAAGCGTCAACTTTACAGCCTCATCTACGTCCTTCTTCCTGCACGCTGGCGAGGAGGGATCCCTGGGCCCATCCAAATCGCAGGtgaagaaggagaaggagcgcGAGCGTAAGGCAAAGCGGGCGGCCAAGCACCAGCGCCACAAGCAGGCCCAGAAGTTAAGCCTTAAGCTGAACGGAAATGACagcggaaatggaaatgaattgGCCGAGTCCGGAGAACCAAACGCTGCTCCATTGGCTTCCCTCGGTGCCGGCGATGGCCAGGCTAATGATGGCCCCGAACACCCCAAGGTCCAGACCGAGGACTCCACCTCGTCCAGCGTGACTACTTCGGAGCACTCCGATGCCGATGTTGAGGACAATCTGGTTGAGGACACAGCCCCGCCGTCCGCTACCAATGTGTCGAGCAGTTCGGCATCTTTGACAGCTCCCTCCAAGTTCTACACGGACAGCAATGGCAATGCCCAGCAGCTGGGCGAGAAGCGCGACGACACGCCGGAGCACATGGACAAGGATTCGCTCGAAGAGGACGAGAATG ACTCGGGAATCGCCACCAGTCCAGCACCCACAGCaaccaacagcagcaccagcacgAATGCCACAGGCAACAACAACTCTGGTTCCGGATCTGGCGTCCTGGAGGATGCCTCCGCGCCAGCGAGCATGGTCAGTGCTGGACTTTCAGAGAAGGGCGCCTCACTGATCCGCCAGATCTCAGTGGAAGCTGAGCAGGGTGCATCCAATGGCACAGCTGGCGAAGCCAGAGAAGCCAAGGCGACAGCGCAGCCAGCGAAGACTGCTAACCAGGCCCAGGGACAAGCCCAGGcccagagccagagccaggCCCAAGCCTTGGCGCAAGCCCAGGCCCGTGCGAAGCGAGTGCGCACGCAGAGCTACTCGGACTGGAGCACCACGATAGCGCCGCGCTACCAGTGCGAGGATGGAGAGTGCTCGGTGCAGTCCTGCCTGAACAATTTCACCGCTGTCGAACTGATGACGGGGCAGAACAAGGTGGGATGCGACAGCTGCACGCAGCGCATTAACGGCAGCGATCCGAAGGCCAAGTCGGTAAACACCAATGCTACGAAGCAGCTGTTGGTCTCCAGTCCGCCAGCGGTGCTCATTCTGCACCTGAAACGCTTCCAGCTGGGGCCGCGCTGCGTCTTCCGCAAGCTGACGCGCCCGGTTAGCTATCCCAATTTGCTGGACATTGCCGCCTTCTGTGGCTCCAAGGTGAAGAATTTGCCTAACATTGATCGCAAGCAGAAGAAGCTGTTGTACGCGCTGTACGGCGTGGTGGAGCACTCGGGTGGCATGTACGGTGGCCACTACACGGCGTATGTGAAGGTGCGGCCAAAGGTGACGCCGGACGACAAACGCTGGAAGTTCCTGCCACACGGCAGTAAAGCGGAACTGGACCAGGACGATGATCAGCTGAAGAAACTGGAGGAGCTGCTTGCCAAGGAGAAGGCGCGTGAACTGCACCTGAAGGCGATGGACGACAGCGATGACTTCAGCAACTCCAGCAGCAACTCGTCCACCTCCGACGAGAGCCATGCCCCAGCCACGCCGctcgaggagcagcagccgcagcagtcgcagcagcagcagcagcagcaggaggaggccGCTAACGTGCATGCGCCGCCTGGCAAATGGTATTACGTGTCCGACTCGCGTGTCCAGGAGGTCAGCGAGGATACGGCGCTGAAGGCCCAGGCCTATCTGCTCTTCTACGAACGCATATACTAG
- the LOC120456488 gene encoding A-kinase anchor protein 1, mitochondrial: MVSGRPLLYLSLPGVAFILGVFWFRRRNKNRLDKPDDEDSSAINDSSIEPTVQARKANGVLQNGKLPQQPASKSMNINGTIVNGSGSGNGSSSDEKDSPTTMLYGKSAPIKIQSNGRTSNGKHQQQIDSEMLKSKIQDAEHKKLCSIDEDFENLSSPRDLPDSVNTRVSFHNRKASQKTVEPVVIKATRTPKISPENSFLDTNYTTKECEQNNNCEPKEKASKEESSKKEADQEELDQDQEQTVLKEEVVDSNGNQKRNVDAASPSLSICSVQSGDSGKGSSLPRSEATRVKTSYEFLFPISLIGHLYGRKRAFINQIKVKTLASVALSKNPYSGKVRICTIEGTESEIDAALAMIRQRLPAKRYPNFTMQRIHFALPQTIVPLSNETLYNLQLKLIEGINNDVVVSAVLSGSHVFIQHPLHPSHPSLPMLQKQLYDSYSTMEAPLLPSLEVSAVCVIPINGVWYRVQIVDTDPEDEERCLVKFLDFGGYMNVGFSTLRQIRTDFMNVPFQATECILSNIEPIGGTWSIEAAEILNQLTKGIVLQAQVAGYNSHNIPEIYLFASLGPNNVIFINKELVARNLAKWVEMRD, from the exons ATGGTATCCGGTCGTCCTCTACTCTACCTCTCACTGCCCGGTGTAGCATTTATACTCGGCGTCTTTTGGTTTCGGCGTAGAAATAAAAATCGTTTAGACAAGCCCGACGACGAGGACTCATCGGCCATTAACGACTCGTCGATTGAGCCCACTGTGCAGGCGCGCAAGGCCAACGGTGTCCTGCAGAATGGTAAACTGCCGCAGCAGCCGGCCAGCAAGTCGATGAACATCAATGGAACTATAGTCAACGGAAGCGggagcggaaacggaagtagCAGTGACGAGAAGGATAGTCCGACAACCATGTTGTATGGTAAATCAGCACCAATCAAAATACAGAGCAATGGACGCACTTCAAATGGCAAGCATCAGCAGCAGATCGATTCCGAAATGCTGAAGTCAAAAATACAGGACGCCGAGCACAAGAAACTCTGCTCGATAGACGAGGATTTCGAAAATCTATCGTCGCCACGTGATTTACCCGATTCGGTAAACACACGCGTATCCTTCCACAATCGTAAGGCTAGCCAAAAGACGGTGGAACCGGTGGTGATCAAGGCCACACGCACTCCCAAGATATCGCCAGAGAACTCCTTCCTGGATACCAACTACACCACCAAGGAGTGCGAGCAGAACAACAACTGTGAGCCCAAGGAGAAGGCTTCCAAGGAGGAGTCTTCCAAGAAGGAGGCTGATCAGGAGGAGCTCGACCAGGATCAGGAGCAGACGGTGCTCAAGGAGGAAGTGGTGGATAGCAATGGCAACCAGAAGCGCAATGTGGATGCGGCCAGTCCATCGCTGAGCATTTGCAGCGTGCAATCGGGCGATTCTGGCAAAGGATCCAGCTTGCCGCGTTCGGAGGCGACACGCGTGAAGACCAGCTACGAGTTCCTCTTCCCCATTAGCCTGATTGGTCACCTGTACGGCCGCAAGCGGGCGTTTATTAACCAAATCAAGGTCAAAACCCTAGCCAGTGTGGCTTTAAGTAAGAATCCCTACTCGGGTAAGGTGCGCATCTGCACCATTGAGGGAACGGAGAGCGAGATTGATGCCGCCCTGGCCATGATCCGTCAACGTTTGCCGGCCAAGCGGTATCCGAACTTCACCATGCAACGCATCCACTTTGCGCTTCCCCAGACCATAGTTCCTCTTTCGAACGAAACCCTCTACAATCTACAA CTGAAACTGATCGAGGGCATCAACAACGATGTGGTGGTGAGTGCGGTGCTTTCTGGATCGCATGTTTTCATCCAGCATCCGCTGCATCCCTCGCATCCATCGTTGCCTATGCTGCAGAAGCAGCTGTACGATAGCTACTCCACCATGGAGGCGCCCTTGCTGCCCAGTTTGGAGGTCAGTGCCGTGTGCGTGATACCCATTAATGGGGTGTGGTATCGCGTCCAGATTGTGGACACAGATCCCGAGGACGAGGAGCGTTGTCTGGTCAAGTTCCTCGATTTCGGTGGCTACATGAATGTCGGCTTCAGCACACTGCGACAGATCCGCACCGATTTCATGAATGTGCCCTTCCAGGCCACCGAATGCATCCTGTCCAACATTGAGCCCATCg GTGGCACCTGGTCCATCGAGGCGGCCGAAATCCTTAACCAACTTACCAAAGGCATTGTCTTGCAAGCACAAGTCGCCGGCTACAATAGTCACAACATACCAGAAATCTATTTATTCGCATCCCTAGGTCCCAAT AATGTAATCTTTATCAATAAGGAACTGGTCGCCAGAAACCTCGCAAAGTGGGTGGAGATGCGTGACTAA
- the LOC120456700 gene encoding hornerin has translation MSELSRLQQQQDQEQVPQELIDCDIASLDDTTSEVGVVKTPPRNKQYTNALKKVNKLQRVLEQALVMLAEKEAWGQEGDVRMPSSNKRYTKAMNKVTKVERMLGHALILLSEEEFKCREQAQEGGSKKAKKQLKKKAKKDKKKAKKLAKKQAKKQAEEQTATGEEPPNTSSSSSSSSSSSSSSSSSSSSSSSDSEDEEVFYGYGWASNPWRRGPHGHHGFGRRLGHGFGHKHGRKHGHKHGHGPHHHGRHGHGHGHGHGHGRPHHRHPHGHHFGPTHFAPLFGPHFGPPAGPSLYDIDRRSFGGPWQDQCQFFRWMGLPRAQKNAAACRRSHSLPRLSRRDCRGDLGLGFGFGPEYGYGYGQPCRPHDRRVERSLSRSRSSSSSSSSSSSSSSSEDEKKGKKCKGKGKGKGKGKGRGKGKGKDKRRRQRSSSSSSSSSSSSSSSSSSSSSSSSSDDEVQKRHRRHGRHFGPPHGHHFGPPHGHHFGPPHGHHFGPPHGHHSGPSHGHHSGSSHGHHSGPRHEGHRGHHFGPHHGGHHGHHFGPHHNRQHGPQREPTEGPAFDHQRRPEFPFAHHGPPPAEFPGHRSRSLSRSQCRNEKQTRFPSCVEEKSAKVEKEECKKGKKGKKGKKHGKRGHGHGHGHHRG, from the coding sequence ATGAGCGAGTTGTCCagactgcagcagcagcaggatcaggagcaaGTTCCCCAGGAGCTGATCGACTGCGACATTGCCTCTTTGGATGATACGACCTCCGAGGTGGGGGTTGTCAAGACGCCACCCCGTAACAAGCAATACACCAATGCCCTGAAGAAGGTGAACAAGTTGCAGCGCGTTCTGGAGCAGGCCCTGGTCATGCTGGCCGAGAAGGAGGCCTGGGGCCAGGAGGGCGATGTCAGGATGCCATCCAGTAACAAGCGATACACCAAAGCCATGAATAAGGTGACTAAGGTGGAGCGCATGCTGGGACACGCACTGATTCTGCTGTCCGAGGAGGAGTTCAAGTGCCGGGAGCAGGCGCAGGAAGGGGGCTCcaagaaggccaagaagcagctgaagaagaaggccaagaaggacaagaagaaggccaagaagctggccaagaagcagGCCAAGAAACAGGCGGAGGAGCAGACGGCAACTGGGGAGGAGCCCCCCAAcacctccagctccagctccagttccagctctagctcctccagctccagctcatCCAGTTCCAGTTCGAGCTCCGATTCCGAGGACGAAGAGGTATTCTACGGCTACGGCTGGGCCAGCAATCCTTGGCGCCGTGGACCACATGGCCATCACGGCTTCGGTCGCCGGCTTGGTCACGGTTTTGGCCACAAACATGGTCGCAAGCATGGCCACAAGCATGGTCACGGACCTCATCATCATGGccgacatggacatggacatggacatggacatggacatggccGCCCTCACCACCGCCATCCACATGGTCACCACTTCGGACCAACTCATTTTGCACCCCTCTTTGGACCACATTTTGGACCACCCGCTGGACCTTCTCTCTATGACATCGATCGCAGATCCTTTGGCGGACCCTGGCAGGATCAGTGCCAGTTTTTTCGATGGATGGGCCTGCCGCGGGCCCAGAAGAATGCCGCGGCCTGTCGGAGGAGCCACTCGCTGCCTAGACTATCTCGGCGCGACTGTCGTGGAGATCTCggactcggattcggattcggaccagaatacggatacggatatgGCCAACCGTGTCGACCACATGACCGTCGAGTAGAGAGATCCCTTTCCCGTTCGAggtccagttccagttccagctccagctctAGCTCCAGTTCTTCCTCGGAGGATGAGAAGAAAGGGAAGAAGTGCAAGGGCAAAGGCAAGGGCAAAGGCAAGGGCAAAGGCAGAGGAAAGGGAAAGGGCAAGGACAAGAGAAGAAGGCAgcgctcctcctccagctcctcatCTAGTTCCAGCTCCTCATCGAGCTCCAGTTCCTCATcgagcagcagctccagttCGGATGACGAAGTGCAAAAGAGGCACCGCCGACATGGGCGTCATTTCGGACCGCCCCATGGCCACCACTTCGGGCCTCCACATGGCCATCACTTTGGGCCACCACATGGCCATCACTTTGGCCCTCCACATGGCCACCACTCTGGTCCATCACATGGCCACCACTCTGGTTCATCACATGGCCACCACTCTGGTCCTCGCCATGAAGGTCACCGTGGCCACCACTTTGGTCCCCATCATGGCGGTCACCATGGCCATCATTTTGGCCCGCATCACAACAGACAACATGGCCCCCAAAGAGAACCCACTGAAGGACCAGCATTTGACCACCAGCGCCGTCCGGAGTTTCCTTTCGCCCATCATGGACCACCACCAGCTGAGTTCCCAGGTCATCGCAGTCGTTCCCTGTCCCGATCCCAGTGCCGCAACGAAAAGCAGACTCGTTTCCCATCCTGTGTCGAGGAAAAGAGCGCCAAAGTCGAGAAGGAAGAGTGCAAGAAGGGAAAGAAGGGAAAGAAGGGAAAGAAGCACGGAAAACGCGgtcatggacatggacatggacatcATCGTGGTTAG
- the LOC120456489 gene encoding lysozyme isoform X2, with translation MASNAVCSPIVRICLLEHESDLDTGRIATNPNGSRNYGLFQINGRFCQEGRRGGICNAKCEDFLEENLRESATCAKRIQTTDGFRHWAGWQRYCRNTQNLPNLKVICGI, from the exons ATGGCTTCGAACGCAGTCTGCTCTCCAATTGTGA GGATTTGTTTGTTGGAGCACGAAAGTGATTTGGATACCGGCAGGATCGCCACCAATCCGAATGGATCTCGCAACTATGGGTTGTTCCAAATCAATGGCCGGTTTTGTCAGGAGGGAAGACGTGGCGGCATCTGCAATGCCAAGTGCGAAG ATTTTCTGGAGGAAAATCTAAGAGAGTCAGCCACTTGCGCCAAGCGCATACAAACCACGGATGGTTTTCGCCACTGGGCAGGATGGCAACGATATTGCCGAAACACCCAGAATTTGCCTAATCTTAAGGTCATCTGTGGTATCTAG
- the LOC120456487 gene encoding sodium-dependent nutrient amino acid transporter 1, which translates to MELKGVQPSNGSANGNGTTNAASTEKTDTEKQTAERTNWGNGLEFLMSCISVSVGLGNVWRFPFTAFENGGGAFLIPYIIVLFLIGKPMYYLEMIMGQFTSQGTVKIWSVVPGFVGVGYGQAFGTICIISYYSSLLALTLYYLFVSFQSELPWSYCRDEWTNCVNSRPQEYVDNLLTGVSLANESARNLSGIGFVANDETEKLQSSSELYFLNVVIKEKLDISDGVGDPDWKLTLALFVAWVVIFLVIMRGVKSSGKAAYFLALFPYVVLFVLLIRAVTLEGARDGILFFLEPQWGELLNPTVWKEAVVQCFFSLAVGSGPIIMFASYNRFDHGIYRDAMIVTTLDTLTSLLGGITIFAILGNLAHNLQIENIRDVVRSGTGLAFISYPDAISKFQAVPQLFSVLFFFMLFVLGIGSIVALQSTIVTIICDQFKGLKYWKVALSTSACGFLMGLVYVTPGGQWILTLVDFYGGTYVVFILAIFELAGIVWVYGLQNFCDDIEFMCNRRVSLYWRMCWSFFTPVMMIIIFIYSMATIEPIKYSELYFPEAANIAGWLLFAIGASQFPLWGLWYASAHPQGTYWKSLKASLKPSDRWGPANPETRREWVIFKNQKAAQRATQKSTSKLGFFWRKLTNFCGSNK; encoded by the exons ATGGAATTGAAAGGAGTTCAGCCATCGAATGGCAGCGCCAATGGAAATGGAACCACCAATGCTGCATCAACGGAA AAAACAGATACCGAGAAGCAGACGGCGGAGCGCACCAATTGGGGCAATGGATTGGAGTTCCTCATGTCCTGCATATCGGTGTCCGTGGGATTGGGCAACGTCTGGAGGTTCCCATTCACCGCCTTTGAGAATGGTGGTGGCGCCTTCCTCATACCCTACATCATAGTGCTCTTCTTGATCG GCAAACCCATGTACTATTTGGAGATGATCATGGGCCAGTTCACGAGCCAGGGAACGGTGAAGATCTGGTCGGTGGTGCCGGGATTCGTGGGCGTGGGCTATGGCCAGGCCTTCGGCACCATCTGCATCATCTCGTACTACTCCTCGCTGCTGGCCCTGACCCTCTACTACCTCTTTGTGTCCTTCCAATCGGAGTTGCCCTGGTCCTATTGCCGCGATGAGTGGACCAACTGCGTGAACTCTAGGCCGCAGGAGTATGTGGACAATCTGCTAACCGGCGTCTCCTTGGCCAACGAATCGGCCAGGAATCTGAGCGGCATTGGCTTTGTGGCCAACGATGAGACAGAGAAACTGCAAAGCAGCTCCGAACTCTATTTCCT TAATGTTGTGATCAAGGAGAAGCTGGACATCTCGGACGGCGTGGGTGATCCCGATTGGAAGCTGACACTGGCCCTATTTGTCGCCTGGGTGGTCATCTTCCTGGTGATCATGCGTGGTGTGAAGAGTTCCGGCAAGGCGGCCTACTTCCTGGCCCTGTTCCCCTACGTGGTGCTCTTCGTTCTGCTGATTCGGGCCGTTACCTTGGAGGGAGCACGCGATGGCATCCTCTTCTTCCTGGAGCCACAGTGGGGTGAACTCTTGAATCCCACCGTTTGGAAGGAGGCCGTGGTGCAGTGCTTCTTCTCGCTGGCCGTGGGTTCCGGACCGATCATCATGTTCGCCTCCTACAATCGATTCGATCATGGAATCTACAGGGATGCCATGATCGTGACCACGCTGGATACGTTGACTAGCCTCCTGGGTGGCATTACGATATTTGCGATATTGGGCAATCTGGCGCACAATCTGCAGATCGAGAACATCCGCGATGTGGTGCGCAGTGGCACGGGATTGGCGTTCATCTCGTATCCGGATGCCATATCAAAGTTCCAGGCGGTGCCGCAGCTGTTCTCCGTTCTGTTCTTCTTCATGCTGTTCGTCCTGGGCATTGGATCCATTGTGGCGCTGCAGAGCACCATTGTCACCATCATTTGCGATCAGTTCAAGGGCTTGAAGTACTGGAAGGTGGCGCTGAGCACCTCGGCATGTGGATTCCTCATGGGATTGGTCTACGTAACGCCG GGCGGTCAGTGGATCCTCACTTTGGTGGACTTTTATGGCGGTACCTATGTGGTCTTCATCCTGGCTATTTTCGAACTGGCTGGCATCGTGTGGGTTTATG GTCTGCAAAACTTCTGCGATGACATCGAGTTCATGTGCAATCGCCGTGTTTCACTGTACTGGCGTATGTGCTGGTCCTTCTTTACGCCCGTCATGATGATCATTATATTCATCTACTCGATGGCCACCATCGAACCGATCAAATATAGCGAACTCTACTTCCCCGAAGCCGCCAACA ttgctggctggctgctgTTCGCCATCGGAGCTTCCCAGTTTCCACTGTGGGGTCTTTGGTATGCCTCTGCCCATCCACAAGGCACTTACTGGAAG TCGCTGAAGGCCTCGTTGAAGCCCAGCGATCGATGGGGTCCTGCCAATCCGGAAACCAGGCGCGAATGGGTGATCTTCAAGAATCAGAAGGCCGCCCAAAGAGCCACGCAGAAGAGTACGTCCAAACTGGGTTTCTTCTGGCGGAAATTGACCAATTTCTGCGGCAGCAACAAGTAA